The sequence below is a genomic window from Inediibacterium massiliense.
ACTATTAGGGTTTCCCGCTAAGGCAATAGTAATATTTTGGGCCATCCTTATCACTCCTTAACTTGAATATAAAAATCATTCTCAATCTCTGAACAAAAAAAATAATATTTTTACTCCATAATAATGTTTTTGGCATCTTCTTTTCGTAAGGTTAAATTATACCCTCTAACCTTTACTTCTATAGGATCTCCTAGGGGTGCTTTTTTTTCTACATATATTTCTGTACCCGCTACCACTCCCATATCCATAAGTCTTCTTTTCGTTGGACCTACTCCTAATATTTTTAGAATTTTTCCACTTTCCTTTGGCTTTAAGTCTTTTAATGTTTTATTCACATCTATACCTCCTTTACGCCATTTCAACCATAATCTGTTGGGTCACAACGCTTCCTAAAACTAATCTTGACCCTCTTACATTTACAATAAAAGCTCCGTTTGTATTATTAGAGATTACATTTAACTTCACCCCAGGAGTGAGTCCCATATCCTGAAGCTTTTTCTTTAGTTTTGGTCCCCAATTAATAGCATTTAGAATTACTTCTTGTCCTGGATTGGCCATAGATAAAGGCATAATCCTTCCTCCTTTTTTAATAACAATTATCATTTATTATATATAATCTCTTGTTTTTGACTTTGATTATCATTTACACTGGTATTATATTCTAATTCATATAAACTGTCAACTGCTTTTATTTTTACAATTTGTGCATATTCCATAATATACGATGCCCGTTCCTAAAATTTCAAACTTTTCTCGATCATATTTTATTTTTTCTTCATTTAATGGAATACTCTTTTTTTGTTTGCATTTTTTACATACTATAAAACAATAATTATTTTCAACAAGTTGAAAATACCTCATACCCTTGTAAAAATCATTACAATAAATTTTTTTTATAGCTATCAATTTTTCCAACGCTCTATAAACAGTTCTTTTACTTATTTTTTCATTTTTTTCATCAATTTTTTTTACAATTCCTTGAATATTAAAAATAGACAAAGGATTTTTTTTGAATATGTCATAAACAATTTTTTGCTTTATAGATAATCCTTCTAACGTGTTCATATTCGACCATACCTTTCATACCTTATAAACATTTTTTAATAAAGATCTCTACTAATTCTTGATCAAACTGAGTATTTTTTCCTTCTTGTAATCTTTCTATAGCTTCCTTTTTTGATAAAGATGTTTTATATGTTCTTTCTCCTGTCATAGCTTCATAAGCATCGCAAATACTAAGCATTCTCACTCTATAAGGAATCTGTTCCTTTAAAAGTCCAAAGGGATATCCCCCTCCATCTACTCTTTCATGATGATATAAAATATAAGGAAGAAGTTCTTTTGGCCCTTTCATTTTTTTAAAAATTTCATATCCCTTTATAGAATGACTTTTCATAATTTCATATTCTTTTTGTGTCAATTTATCCTTCTTTAAAAGAAGTTTATTTTCTATATGAATCTTTCCAACATCATGTACAATGCCAGCATGATAAATTTCTTCTATATCCGCCATAGAATCATTCATTTTCTCCGCAAACCTCTTGGCATACAAAGCTACTTGCAAGGAATGATTCTTCGTAATTTCATCTTTTTTTCCTAAAAGTTTTATGACTTTTTCTATTGTAAATATAGTATGAGTTTTTGTCGTCATCAGGTTTTTTGCATGCATATAGTATCAGGCTTTTACTCCTTTCTGTAATTGTCAACGATATTCATTATCAATAATATTACCATATTATTGTTTGTTTGTAAAATACTTTTAAGTATTGAAAATCTTCTATTGACAGAAACATATTTGGATTTTACAATATACTTGATAATAATTATCATTTAATTAAAGGAGTCTTATTATGCTTGATTTGAAAAATTCTAAAACAAAAATGATAGAAGAATTATATTTGAGTATACAACTTATGATTGGGCTTACAGGAGTAATCATTGTGAGTCATCTTGATAAAAGTATTTTTTCTGTACACACTAAATTTTTATTATGGATTTATTTATTGTATTCGATTACTTGTGTCACTCATTTCATTCGAAAAGTTTATTTTAAAAATATTTTATCTATTGATCCTAATATTTATCTTGCTTTTTTAGATGGTATATTTATTACATTATTTTTATATCTATCTCCCCAAAATTTTTATGCCATATTTCACTTTTTTTATATCTATATTGCTCTTGAAAGTATTCGTTTTTATGATAAAAGTTCTTCTATTTTTAGCACTTTTATTTCTATTTGCTATAGTTTGATTGTCGTCCTTGAGAATCCTCGTAATTTAATTTCATTTGAATTTTTAATTCACGTAGGTTCTTTTTATTTATTAAGCTATATTTTATCTTCCGTAATCCATGAAATTCATCAACTAGAAAATCAAGTACATTTTATGTTTGAAGAAATTAAAACAAAAAATAACATGTTAAAAGAAATAGCTTCTAGAGATTACCTTACTAAATTATATAATCATAAAAGTTTTTATGAATTTTTTCAAAAAATAATCAAAACTACTAAGATGAATCATACCCCCTTTTGTCTAACCATTATAGATATTGATGATTTTAAAAAAGTCAACGATACTTATGGCCATGTAGTTGGAGATATGATTTTAAAAGAAATATCCTTAATTATTCAAAGCAATACAAGGAAAACAGATATTGCCGCTAGATATGGAGGAGAAGAATTTGCTATATTATTTCCAAATACATCTATAAGAGAGTCTCAAAAAATATGTGAAAGAATTAGAAAGTCTATTGAAAATCACATATTTTTTATTCATAATCATAAAATTCAAATTACTATTAGTGGAGGATTAGGAAGTGCTATAATATCCTCTATATCTGCTAAAGGAGTATTTTTTATAGAATTTGTAGATAAACTTTTATATGAAGCAAAAAGATTTGGAAAAAACCAAATCAGATCTTCTTCTCAAATTATTTTCATAGAAGATTAAAAACTCCCATGTTCTTATAAGAACATGGGAGTTTTTAATTTATGTACAACACCTTTTACAATTTTTACAAATCTCTAATTTCTTGCTCAAATCACTTGTAGCTCTTTTGGCAAATATACAGGGCACATCTAAATTTTTAGATTCTCTTTTAATAATATTGACTAAATTATGTTCTATGAAATCATACAAAACAATAATCATATCAATATTACCTGGCAAATCCTTTTTTCTCATACCTTTTTTTCTTCCAGCCCAATGAATATAATCATGAATTCCTTGTTGACTTAATACTTCAGGAATATTTCCCAATCGATCTCCACCTACAATTAACGCAGTCACTTTTCCACTCTCCTTATTGATATTGATTATCATTATTATATACTAATGATAATTTTATGTCAATTCATATTTTATGGAAAATTTCTCATTGAAATTGAAGATGAATTTGTAGACAAAGTCATAAAAAACGTCACTCAATTTTTAAATTTGGAAAATATATAGAAACGATCGAAAATAGCATTACAAACTCGCTATGCTCAAACAGTGTAATGCTAAGCATTTTCTCACTTATTCTATATTTTCACAAATTCTCAATAATGGTTCCTAATTTTTATGACTTTGCTAAAATATAGTTTGTTAACAGTCTAACTTCCATTGAAACAGAAATTTTTAAGGAAAATATTTATAATGTTATAATATATTGTAAATAAAATGATAGATTATGTTATAATCAATGAAAAGACATAATTGTGAATAATTATGCAACTAAAAATAAAATGCTTGGAGGGATTCATATGATAAGTAAAGTAAATCAATTTACAAAAGAAGTAAAGGATGAGCTTATTTATTTAAGTGAGTACATAAGAAACAATCCAGAGCTAGGATATGAAGAACACAAAGCATGCAAAGCACATGTAGACCTATTAAAAAAACATGGCTTTGATGTAGTAGAAAATTATTTAGGAATATCTACTGCTTTTCGTGCAGAATTTGATAGTAAAAAAGAGGGTAGAGCAATAGCTTATCTTGCTGAATATGATGCTTTGCCTGGTATCGGCCATGGATGTGGTCATAATCTTTTAGGAACTACTAGTACAGGAGCAGGAATTGTACTTAGTAAAATGATAAAAGAAATCGGTGGAAAAGTAGTAGTATTTGGAACTCCTGCCGAAGAGACAAATGGTGCAAAGGTAGATATGGCTAATGCAAAAGCTTTCGATCCTATTCATGTAGCTATGATGGCTCATCCTGCTGATTTTCATTATAAAAGTGGCAGTTCTTTAGCTATGGAAGCTATTGAATTTACCTTTAAAGGCAAAACAGCTCATGCAGCTGCTTCTCCTGACAAAGGAATCAATGCATTAGATGCATGCATCAATACTTTTAACAATATTAATGCTTTAAGAGAACATATAAAAAGTGATGCAAGAGTTCATGGAATTATTAAAGAAGGTGGAAAAGCCGCTAATATCGTTCCAGACCTTGCCGTTGCTCAATTTTATGTTCGCGCTACTACCAAAACTTATTTAAAAGAGCTTATCGAAAAAGTAAAAAACTGTGCTAGAGGAGCATCTTTAGCTGCAGGTACTACTCTAGAAATTAGAAATTATGAAGCAAGCTACGACAACTTAGTAACTAATGAAGCTTTATCTAAAGCTTATACCAAAAGATTACAAGAAGTAGGTGTAACAGATATTCATGAACCTAAAGACAGCTATGGTTCATTAGATGCAGGAAATGTCAGTCATATATGCCCTACAATTCATCCATATTTTGGTATTTGCGAAACTGAGACTCCTGGTCACACTATAGAGCTTCAAGAAGCTACCAGTAAGCTTCTAGCTTTTAATAATATGGAGCAAACAATTGATGCTTTAGTTTTAACAGCAATAGATATTATCACAAATGATGATTTATATGAAAAAATCAAATTAGAATTTGACACTACACAAAAATAAACCGCCAAAGGGCGGTTTATTTTTATCCTATTAATATTTTTTTCTTCTAAAATATCCTCTTCCTATTAAAGCTACAAACCCTGCTCCTATGAGAATAGCAGGAAGTGCAACTCCATTACTTCCTCCATTTTTTGTTTCTTTTTTAGATTCTTTTTTCTCTATTTCATAAGCCTTGCCCGCAGTCTCCTGTCCTTTTTGTGCTTCTTTTTGTTGTTCTTGTTGCGGCTTCTCAGTTGATTTCTCTGATTTGTTTCCTACACTGCTTTTTGATGATTGTTGTGTTTCTTGATCTGTATTTTCTTTTACGGATCCCTTTTGGACAGATGTAGCTTCTTGTTTTACATTTTCTGTAGATGCTACAATATTTTTTTGTGCTGACTCTACATTTGTATTTTGTTGTATTTTGTTATCTACTTGATTTTGTGATTCTTTCGGTTCTTGTAATTTTTCTTGAGGATTCATTTCTTGTTTTGTTTCTTCTTTTTTTGGTTCTTCTTGTTTTACTTCCTCTTGTTTTATTTCTTCTTGTTTTGTTTTATTTTTACTAGAAGATGATGATGATTGTTGTTGCTGATTTTTAGAAGTATCCATTTTTATATCTTGATTTGTTGCATCTTTAAATATACTTTGGAATTTTTTCATTGTATCTTGATCTAGTGTAGAAAAACTTGCTGCAAGTTCATTGACCTTTACATTTCCACAAGTATGATGACAACATACTACTCCATATTCTACTGCATTGTTGATATAAATATCAGCAATTTTTTTCATTGTTTCTTCATCAGCTTTCCACATATCTCTTCTTGCAGCTTCCATTTGCCATCCTATAATAGATTGAATCACATAAGGATCTAACTCAGCTCTTACTTTATCATCTAATATAATAGTATCTACTACACTTTTCCATCCCCAATCATCAATTGCATCTAAAGTCGCATCCATTAAAAACATATTCCCTATCTGTTTTCCTATTTCTGCACTTCCTGCATAGCCTTCCTTTAACATTCCTTCAATCCATTTTGGATTTAAAATTCTTGTTCTTAATTCTGTAGAGATAAATTCAGATAAACTTTGCACTTTAGGATCTCCTGCTTTTCTTGTATTGATAATAAATGTTTTGATATCTTTTCCAGACGCAGCTTTGGCAGCTAGTCTTAATCCTCCTAAATATTGCGCCACATCATCATTGTCTAAAGTTCCCCATAAAGAATCTCTTATTTGAGTTACTGTATCTACATTTTTAAGAGCCTCTTTAAATATATCCTTTGCTTCTTTTCCATAAGCATCTTTTCCATAAATATAAGACATACGATTCATATAAGTGTCTACTAAATCATCTTGTGTTTCCCAAGCACTCGTAGTTTCTCCCAAAGTAGATACCCCTGTTCCATAGGTTCCTGGTGCATCTCCAAAAATTCTAGCTCCTGCTAATAATTCTGCTTCTTTTTCACTTACTCCTTTTTCTTTTAGTTGATTTAAAATTTGATCATAGTGTTTTTTAACATGATTTTGGTCATTACTTTCCTCTAATTTTGCTACTTCTCTAAAAGCTTGATCTAAAACTTCTATTGTATTTGAAAAAGTATCTCTAAATAATCCTGATATACTTACTACTACATCTACACGAGGTCTTCCCAATTCTTCTATAGGAGTAACTTTCACAGAGCTTACATTTCCTTTTTTATCCCATACAGGCTCTGTTCCTATCATTCTTAAAATCATTCCAACACTTTCTCCATTTGTTCTCATAGTTTCAATGGCCCATAATACAACACCTACTGAATCAGGATATTTCCCTGTTTCTTGTTTATATCTTTCTAAAAGATCATCAGCTGCTTTTTTTCCTGTTTCCCATGCTGCTTTATCAGGAATTTGTCTAGGATCAAAAGTTGCAAAATTGATTCCTGTAGGCATAGCATCTGGAACTCTTATAGGATCTTTAGATAAACCAGGCTCAATATATTCTCCATTCAATGCACGAATTAAATTGATAATTTCTTGACTTGCCATTCCTAAATTTTTCTCTATATTTTCTCTATCACTTTCTCTACTTGGATCATATGCAATGATAGAATCCACCATTTGATCAAACAAATCTCCCTTTGGTGATTCTCCTAATGTATGAAGTCCATAAGGCATCAGCTCTGTTGCTAGATCTTCTAAATATTCATGAAGATCCTCTGCTGCTTCGTAAAAGTTTGTTTCAAGATTGATATTGATTTCTTGATCAATATGATTATTTTTTACCATCTCTATAATTTGTTTTTGAAGCTCTAAAGCTCTTGCTTCATTATTATTTTTCATTTCATCTAAATAACTTACTACTAAATTTTGAAGTTGAACCAACTCTCCATAAAGCTCTGGTTGAACCATAGGAGGAGTCAAATGATCAATAATCACTGCATATCCTCTTCTTTTTGCTTGTGTTCCCTCTCCTGGATTGTTCATAATATAAGGGTTAATATTGATCATATTTCCAATTAATTGATCTGGCCAATCCTTTTCTCCTAATCCTACACTTTTCCCTGGCAACCATTCTAATGTACCATGAGTTCCTAAGTGAATCACTGCATCTGCTTTAAAGTCATTTTGAAGCCAAAAGTAAAAAGCAATATATTGATGTGTTGGAGGAAGCTCTGGCGAATGGGCAATTTTGTTTGGATCATCTCCCCATCCCCTCATTGGTTGAGGTCCTACAAATACATTTCCCATCTTCATTCCTGGAATAATCATCTTTCCATCTACAACCATTACATTTCCTGGAGCTGGTCCCCACTCTTTTTCTACTTGATCTTTTAAGGCTTGAGGAAGCTTTTCATACCATTTCATATACTCATCTACAGGGATTGTTAAAACATCTTCCTCTAATAGCTTTTCCATTTCTCCTGGTGCCCAACTACCTACGTTTCTTCCTTGTCTTTGAATCATCTCTTCTAAACTTTTTGCATCTGTATTTTGATCAATTGTATATCCATCTTCCTTTAATGCCCCTAACACATTAGATGCACTTTCTATTACATTTAAATAAGATGCTTTGATTCCATCTTTTCCTCCATCATGATTGTAATAAACCAAAGCTACTTTTTTATCTTCATTTTTTTTATTTCTTAAATTTGCCCAAGAAATGGCACGTCCACTAAGTCTTTCTATATTATAATCAACAGGTATTTGCTTTTTAATCGCTGCTCCTGTAATAGGATCTTTTTCTACTTCTTTTTTGCCTCCCATAAAAATAGGTTCAATTCTTCCATCTAGTTCAGGAAGTACTACTTGCCAATATAATTCTTTAGAAATACCAGCAGGATTTTTCTCCCAATCCTCTAAATCACTGCTGTATACAGGTGTAATCACTGGTATATTTAAATCTTTAAAAATTTCTACTGCTTTTTCAGGTTTTCCACTAATAAAATTAAATCCCATTGCTGCTATATATACATCTATATTTGGTTTATGCTCTTCCATATAAAACGTATTGATTAATTCTTCTCTTTTAGCATCTGTAAGGGTAAATATAACGTTGGCATTATTTTCTTCTAATTCTTTTAATAAAGCTTTATGCATCTCTATATCTTCATTTTTAAAATAACTATTGTAAGTACTTACTCCAATCCATGGTCCATCTTTTTCATGATTGCTTGTTTGATACCAAGTCTTATATGCTTTTAAATCCTCAAATATTCCTGGCATAGATGGCTCTGTTGTAATACTTTGTTTTATTTTTTCAATCAATGCGGCATCGGCAGTTCCATTGAGTTGATTCATAATCGCATCATATAAATCATCTGCTGTCACACCATTTTGATTTTTTAATGATCTATAAGCTGCATCTATGATCATAGCTGTTTTTTGTGGATCATCCTTATCATAAACAGAATTTGTTACAGTCTTTAAAAAGTTATCTGAGTTTTCAAAGGAAAAAATCATATCTTTCCAATTCTTTTCATAAACTGCATCTACTACACTTTCTTTTATCATTCCATTTAGCAAAGAAATATTTTCTGCATTTTCAGATCCATATACAGTATTTTGTACTGTATGATGAATATCATTTGTAATCATTCCCATATTTTGTGGATCATTTTGAAAAACTTCTTGAATAGTTTTATAAAAATGATCTACATCAAATGAAATATTTTCTGCATCTGGGTGATAAATGAACCGCTCCGGCATAGTTACTGTTTTGATAGATTCATTTACTTCCATTCCTCCTAGCTTTCCTAAGAAAAGAAGGAGTCTTTTCATATTCTTTACTCCACCCTTTACAAAATAATCTTTTAATTCTTCATCTTTAGTATAATCTAACGAAGGATAATCTTTGCTAAAATCACTACTTCTTGTAATGTAAATATGGCAAGACTGTGGAGCATCTTTAATCATAGGTCCTAAATTATCAATTCCTTGGGAACCTACCATCTCCAATAGTACAATATTTGTATCCTTTAACTCATCTTTTACTTTTTCTATATCTACATCTTTACTAAAAATCTTTAAATCTAGTGGATACTTATCTTTAATTTCTCCATAAGCTTGAGCAATAGGCGCCACATTAGTATCACTTACAAAAATCAAAACTTTTGTAGTCCCTTGTGCATTTGCAAAAGACATATTCATTCCTAAAATCATAGTAAATAAGATCATAAAGATCATAAAAGATTGATAATACCTTTTCATTTTCTTCCCACCTTTATTTTTTTACTTCTCCTTCAATCAAAATCAATTTTCCTGTTTTAGGATCTTGAAATACAGTTCCCATTTCATTAAATCCTTCTCCTGAGCCCTCTTCAAAATCAGGAACTTCTTTTAATTCTTTTCCTTTATCCACCTCCATAATTTGTTGAAGTCTTTGTTGCATTTTTTGTCTTTCTTCTGGTGTCTTTTCCTTAAAAATAACACTTTGAAGGTTCCAAGAAACAACTAAAGCTACCATAAGTCCACAACAAAATACCATCATTACATCCATCAGATTGGCCATACCTGCTAGTGGATCAGTTTCCTCCTCTTCTAACATTCTTCTTTTCTGTCTCCTGATCAATTTCTTCCCCTCCATCAATAAGTTCTAATAACACTTCCATGCGATTTAAATCCTTTTGATACCATCTTTTTCTTACTTTGGATATAATAGATGCTAATGCACCAGCGGCTACTCCTACTACAGTAGTATCAAAGGCAATAATCATAGATTCAGAAAGTCCTGCCACATCCCCTTGTCCAAGCTGCCCAAGTCCCGGTCCTAATGGTATCAATGTTCCCATCAGTCCCAATACAGGACCAAGCTTTGTAATTAAATCTGTTTTGTCTAATATTTTTTTTATTCTAGATTCTTCTTGATCCAAAATATCTATAGCCAACGCTTTTTTAGAGCTTACATCTATATCCTTTTTTTCAATATAATCAAGCAATACATTTTTTTGTCTTTTAGGCAATCCGCTTTTTTCTACTACTTGACATAAATTATTCTTTTTCCAAACTTCATCTTGTACCTGGCAAAATACTTCCATTAACTCATTTTTTTTGTTTTCTTTTCGTTTTTGCCACTCAGCAATAAAATTACCAAACTCCATAAAAATAAATAAAACCATCAAAAGCAAAAAAACGATTACAGGTATTAAAAAGCTTTGAGCAATGGCATGTAATATAGTAGTTAGTGACTTAGAACCTACAATGTTCAACTTTGTATCCTCCTTTAATTTTTTATTTTATATTGAATGAATCCAATACTAGTTACCCCAGTCATTCCAACAAATACTGCTTTTAATATTTTTAATGAATCCACTTTAATTGGAGAAAAACCCATTTTTGCAGCACTTACATAATTAGGAATAAACAATCCTAAAAGCAATGTAAAAATTCCAAAGAAAATCAATATGCTATTGAATATACTTGATGGATTTATATTGAGACAATCTATCATCCACTTCATTCCAAACCCAACTAAAAGTATAAATACAAAAAACAAAATAGCTGTAATCATTTCTAGTAGATGATCTGTTCTTTTTAACTGTCCTTTTGTAAGCATGACACTAATAGACATGGCCAACAGACAAAAAGGACAAGGTAGATAAGCAAGTATTTTATGACCCATACTTTCCTTTTGTGAAGATGAATGATGAAGTCCTAAATAAATTAAAAATACAGACAGCATCATAGAACCCACAAAGGTATAACGATCAATAAAATGAGCAATATATTTCATATGGCTGGTTAGAAAAATACTTAAAAAATACAAAACCAATGAAAATAAAAAGCTAATCAAAGCCATATACCTTTTATTTGTAGAAGATACTCCTAAAATCATTCCTGTTTTTACGCTCAATACAAATAAAGCAAACATCATAGTAAAAATTGCAGTCCACAATCATATCACCTCCTTTTTGTTGGAAATTTCTAATAAAAAAACCTCTCAAAAAGAGAGGTTACACACAAAATAATATGAACTTTTTAAAGTCATTTCTATGTACACCCCCCTATGACCCGTAGGATTTATGTGCTCGTCATAACAGGCAGGTCTTCTGGCTTATGGTCATTATCTTTTGCCTTCCTTCCCAGTTTCCTAGTGGATATAAGCTAAGACTACCATTTTACAGCGGCGGGACCGCGCAGGATTTTCACCTGCTTCCCTTTTCATCTATATTTCTATAGACACCTATCGACATATATTGATTTTGTACGACTACATTATAGCATATGCCATTGTATTTTTCCATAAATAATTAAAAAAAATATAATTTTCCATTTTATATAAAATGAAAAATCATATTTTTTTAGCAAATTGAATAAAATCTTCTATAAAAGAATTTTTCTCATTTTTTCTCCAAATAAAATAAAAAGCTCTTTTCATCATAAATTCTTTCATCTCTATAACCTTTAGACTTCCTTCTTTTACTTCTTCTTTGATAGCTTCTCTTGATAAAAATGTATACCCAAGATTCCATTTCACTAAAGACTTAATGGCTGTAATATCTCCTATTTCCATAAAAATATTGTAATCATATCCTTTTTCCTTTAAATCATTTTCTATAATAGCTCTTGTTCCTGACCCTTTTTCTCTAATGATTAAATTTTCTTTTAATAAATCCTCTATCTTTATTTCTCTTTTTTTACATAAGGGATGATCACTTGAAAATACAGGAACCAACTCATCTTCTTTAAACAAAATAGAATCATATTTCTCTTTTTTAAAATTCCCTTCCACTAATGTAAGATCAAATTTTCCTTCATCCAATCTATTTAATATATGCTCTGTATTCGATACCTCTAAAATTACTTCATGATTTGGAAAACTTATTTTGTATTTTCCTAATAAATCTGGAATAATATAAGACCCTATTGTTTTTGTAGCTCCTAATCTATATCTTTTGATAATACTACTTTGATTGTTTAAAGTTCGAATAAATTTTCTTTCCATAGTCAATATTTGATCAATATGTTCATATAAAAGCTTACCTTCTTCTGTTAAAAATATCTGTCTCCCATTCCTTTGAATGAGAGTTACTCCATACAGATCTTCTAAATACTTTATATGTTGAGTAACTGCTGGCTGGGTAATATTTAACTTTTGTGCGGTCTTTGTATAGCTTTTTAGCTTTGC
It includes:
- a CDS encoding FeoA family protein, which codes for MNKTLKDLKPKESGKILKILGVGPTKRRLMDMGVVAGTEIYVEKKAPLGDPIEVKVRGYNLTLRKEDAKNIIME
- a CDS encoding FeoA family protein — its product is MPLSMANPGQEVILNAINWGPKLKKKLQDMGLTPGVKLNVISNNTNGAFIVNVRGSRLVLGSVVTQQIMVEMA
- a CDS encoding transcriptional repressor; translation: MNTLEGLSIKQKIVYDIFKKNPLSIFNIQGIVKKIDEKNEKISKRTVYRALEKLIAIKKIYCNDFYKGMRYFQLVENNYCFIVCKKCKQKKSIPLNEEKIKYDREKFEILGTGIVYYGICTNCKNKSS
- a CDS encoding HD-GYP domain-containing protein, with the translated sequence MTTKTHTIFTIEKVIKLLGKKDEITKNHSLQVALYAKRFAEKMNDSMADIEEIYHAGIVHDVGKIHIENKLLLKKDKLTQKEYEIMKSHSIKGYEIFKKMKGPKELLPYILYHHERVDGGGYPFGLLKEQIPYRVRMLSICDAYEAMTGERTYKTSLSKKEAIERLQEGKNTQFDQELVEIFIKKCL
- a CDS encoding GGDEF domain-containing protein, coding for MLDLKNSKTKMIEELYLSIQLMIGLTGVIIVSHLDKSIFSVHTKFLLWIYLLYSITCVTHFIRKVYFKNILSIDPNIYLAFLDGIFITLFLYLSPQNFYAIFHFFYIYIALESIRFYDKSSSIFSTFISICYSLIVVLENPRNLISFEFLIHVGSFYLLSYILSSVIHEIHQLENQVHFMFEEIKTKNNMLKEIASRDYLTKLYNHKSFYEFFQKIIKTTKMNHTPFCLTIIDIDDFKKVNDTYGHVVGDMILKEISLIIQSNTRKTDIAARYGGEEFAILFPNTSIRESQKICERIRKSIENHIFFIHNHKIQITISGGLGSAIISSISAKGVFFIEFVDKLLYEAKRFGKNQIRSSSQIIFIED
- a CDS encoding DUF2325 domain-containing protein, with translation MTALIVGGDRLGNIPEVLSQQGIHDYIHWAGRKKGMRKKDLPGNIDMIIVLYDFIEHNLVNIIKRESKNLDVPCIFAKRATSDLSKKLEICKNCKRCCT
- a CDS encoding M20 family metallopeptidase, coding for MISKVNQFTKEVKDELIYLSEYIRNNPELGYEEHKACKAHVDLLKKHGFDVVENYLGISTAFRAEFDSKKEGRAIAYLAEYDALPGIGHGCGHNLLGTTSTGAGIVLSKMIKEIGGKVVVFGTPAEETNGAKVDMANAKAFDPIHVAMMAHPADFHYKSGSSLAMEAIEFTFKGKTAHAAASPDKGINALDACINTFNNINALREHIKSDARVHGIIKEGGKAANIVPDLAVAQFYVRATTKTYLKELIEKVKNCARGASLAAGTTLEIRNYEASYDNLVTNEALSKAYTKRLQEVGVTDIHEPKDSYGSLDAGNVSHICPTIHPYFGICETETPGHTIELQEATSKLLAFNNMEQTIDALVLTAIDIITNDDLYEKIKLEFDTTQK
- a CDS encoding cobaltochelatase subunit CobN; translated protein: MKRYYQSFMIFMILFTMILGMNMSFANAQGTTKVLIFVSDTNVAPIAQAYGEIKDKYPLDLKIFSKDVDIEKVKDELKDTNIVLLEMVGSQGIDNLGPMIKDAPQSCHIYITRSSDFSKDYPSLDYTKDEELKDYFVKGGVKNMKRLLLFLGKLGGMEVNESIKTVTMPERFIYHPDAENISFDVDHFYKTIQEVFQNDPQNMGMITNDIHHTVQNTVYGSENAENISLLNGMIKESVVDAVYEKNWKDMIFSFENSDNFLKTVTNSVYDKDDPQKTAMIIDAAYRSLKNQNGVTADDLYDAIMNQLNGTADAALIEKIKQSITTEPSMPGIFEDLKAYKTWYQTSNHEKDGPWIGVSTYNSYFKNEDIEMHKALLKELEENNANVIFTLTDAKREELINTFYMEEHKPNIDVYIAAMGFNFISGKPEKAVEIFKDLNIPVITPVYSSDLEDWEKNPAGISKELYWQVVLPELDGRIEPIFMGGKKEVEKDPITGAAIKKQIPVDYNIERLSGRAISWANLRNKKNEDKKVALVYYNHDGGKDGIKASYLNVIESASNVLGALKEDGYTIDQNTDAKSLEEMIQRQGRNVGSWAPGEMEKLLEEDVLTIPVDEYMKWYEKLPQALKDQVEKEWGPAPGNVMVVDGKMIIPGMKMGNVFVGPQPMRGWGDDPNKIAHSPELPPTHQYIAFYFWLQNDFKADAVIHLGTHGTLEWLPGKSVGLGEKDWPDQLIGNMININPYIMNNPGEGTQAKRRGYAVIIDHLTPPMVQPELYGELVQLQNLVVSYLDEMKNNNEARALELQKQIIEMVKNNHIDQEININLETNFYEAAEDLHEYLEDLATELMPYGLHTLGESPKGDLFDQMVDSIIAYDPSRESDRENIEKNLGMASQEIINLIRALNGEYIEPGLSKDPIRVPDAMPTGINFATFDPRQIPDKAAWETGKKAADDLLERYKQETGKYPDSVGVVLWAIETMRTNGESVGMILRMIGTEPVWDKKGNVSSVKVTPIEELGRPRVDVVVSISGLFRDTFSNTIEVLDQAFREVAKLEESNDQNHVKKHYDQILNQLKEKGVSEKEAELLAGARIFGDAPGTYGTGVSTLGETTSAWETQDDLVDTYMNRMSYIYGKDAYGKEAKDIFKEALKNVDTVTQIRDSLWGTLDNDDVAQYLGGLRLAAKAASGKDIKTFIINTRKAGDPKVQSLSEFISTELRTRILNPKWIEGMLKEGYAGSAEIGKQIGNMFLMDATLDAIDDWGWKSVVDTIILDDKVRAELDPYVIQSIIGWQMEAARRDMWKADEETMKKIADIYINNAVEYGVVCCHHTCGNVKVNELAASFSTLDQDTMKKFQSIFKDATNQDIKMDTSKNQQQQSSSSSSKNKTKQEEIKQEEVKQEEPKKEETKQEMNPQEKLQEPKESQNQVDNKIQQNTNVESAQKNIVASTENVKQEATSVQKGSVKENTDQETQQSSKSSVGNKSEKSTEKPQQEQQKEAQKGQETAGKAYEIEKKESKKETKNGGSNGVALPAILIGAGFVALIGRGYFRRKKY
- a CDS encoding DUF2149 domain-containing protein, with the protein product MLEEEETDPLAGMANLMDVMMVFCCGLMVALVVSWNLQSVIFKEKTPEERQKMQQRLQQIMEVDKGKELKEVPDFEEGSGEGFNEMGTVFQDPKTGKLILIEGEVKK